The Pseudobacteroides sp. genome includes a window with the following:
- a CDS encoding ABC transporter permease, which produces MNLYKLVFRNLLGRKNRFIFTLSGITLGIIALVVLISLGAGLQTQIHKQANDLGANLIVTAKGWCAYEQVKVLSGKQLPDAIPPEELSKIEKIQGIKTYPYLTVGSAINNEPVSVTGARITEIKELKKWKTAQGDFPKASDKYGIVAGSAIAENFKLNIGKVITLRGKEFKVTGILEATGTGDDGVLFIDLDTAREAYETKGRISFIGIKVDDINKVDYYSNLITDSANVAVLSDRQLLSSVLSVVSSVSTTLNIIAVIAVLAASFGIINTMLTAIYERKKEIGILKSMGSSNIQIFNIFVVESGLYGLIGGVLGLLIGTLTAFFITPLIAQNEFTAFIRSTEVSGIIATSDMMLILVGSIIVAILSGIYPALRAAKLTPVEAISYE; this is translated from the coding sequence ATGAATTTATATAAGTTGGTTTTTCGCAACTTATTAGGACGAAAAAACCGTTTCATATTCACTTTAAGCGGAATTACGTTAGGAATAATTGCCTTAGTGGTTCTTATCAGCCTGGGGGCAGGTCTTCAAACACAAATACACAAGCAGGCCAATGATTTAGGAGCAAACCTTATTGTTACTGCCAAGGGATGGTGTGCATACGAACAGGTAAAGGTACTTAGCGGCAAACAGCTGCCTGATGCTATACCACCTGAAGAGCTTTCAAAAATTGAAAAAATTCAAGGGATAAAAACCTATCCATATCTGACAGTAGGGTCTGCCATTAATAATGAACCTGTTTCAGTAACAGGAGCTCGTATAACAGAGATAAAAGAACTAAAAAAATGGAAAACCGCTCAGGGAGATTTTCCAAAAGCCTCCGATAAGTATGGGATAGTAGCAGGTTCTGCAATTGCCGAGAACTTCAAGCTCAATATAGGAAAAGTAATTACACTGCGAGGAAAAGAGTTTAAGGTAACAGGAATACTAGAGGCAACAGGAACCGGAGACGACGGTGTTCTGTTCATAGATTTGGATACTGCACGTGAAGCTTATGAAACAAAAGGCAGGATATCATTTATCGGTATAAAAGTTGATGATATTAATAAGGTTGATTACTATTCAAATCTGATCACTGACTCTGCTAATGTGGCAGTCCTTTCAGACCGCCAACTGTTAAGCTCAGTATTAAGCGTGGTAAGCTCAGTAAGCACAACACTCAACATCATTGCAGTTATAGCTGTTTTAGCCGCAAGCTTTGGAATTATAAATACCATGCTAACCGCTATATACGAAAGAAAAAAGGAGATTGGAATATTAAAGTCTATGGGAAGCTCCAATATCCAAATATTCAATATTTTTGTGGTCGAATCAGGTTTATACGGCCTTATCGGCGGAGTCCTCGGTTTGCTTATAGGAACTTTAACAGCGTTTTTTATCACTCCGCTTATAGCACAAAATGAATTTACAGCGTTTATACGTTCAACTGAAGTGTCGGGTATAATAGCTACATCTGATATGATGTTGATTCTGGTTGGTTCTATCATTGTCGCAATTCTATCAGGCATATATCCTGCATTAAGAGCTGCCAAACTAACTCCTGTGGAGGCGATAAGTTATGAGTAA
- a CDS encoding response regulator transcription factor: MPDKKKVLVVDDDESIRELIQVYLEDDYQVFQAACGTKAIELMKKEKPFLIILDIMLPQKAGWEVCKEIRTFSNIPIIMVSAKGEEIDRILGLELGADDYICKPFSPRELLARVKAQIRRSTLQSEPLYDWIEEINEGKSTSPQCVIESNHLIIDDKKYKALLKGQFLDLTTREFLLLAFLAKHEGQVFSREQLLQNVWGFDYVGDSRAVDSAVKRLRKKLNEIDNKNEYIHSVRSIGYKFEVADNENYF, translated from the coding sequence ATGCCGGACAAGAAAAAGGTTTTAGTTGTTGATGATGATGAATCTATAAGAGAGCTGATTCAGGTGTATCTCGAAGATGATTATCAAGTTTTTCAGGCAGCTTGCGGTACTAAAGCCATTGAACTGATGAAAAAAGAAAAACCCTTTCTCATAATCCTTGACATCATGCTGCCCCAAAAAGCAGGCTGGGAGGTATGCAAAGAAATTCGAACTTTCAGCAATATTCCCATAATTATGGTTTCTGCAAAAGGAGAGGAAATTGACAGAATCCTCGGTTTGGAATTAGGTGCCGATGATTATATATGCAAGCCCTTTAGCCCTAGAGAGCTTTTAGCCAGAGTAAAGGCACAGATACGGAGAAGTACCCTGCAATCAGAACCGCTGTATGATTGGATAGAGGAAATTAATGAAGGAAAAAGCACCTCCCCCCAATGTGTAATAGAGTCAAATCACTTAATTATTGACGATAAGAAATATAAAGCTCTGCTTAAGGGACAATTCCTTGATTTAACCACCAGGGAATTTCTGCTTCTGGCTTTTCTGGCAAAACATGAAGGGCAGGTATTCAGCCGCGAACAGCTTCTTCAGAATGTTTGGGGTTTTGACTATGTTGGAGATTCGAGAGCCGTTGATTCTGCTGTAAAAAGATTAAGAAAAAAGTTAAATGAAATAGATAACAAAAATGAGTATATCCATTCCGTAAGAAGCATCGGATATAAGTTTGAGGTGGCAGATAATGAAAACTATTTTTAG
- a CDS encoding WG repeat-containing protein, whose amino-acid sequence MKKLIALIMCSILCLSSLPLYSESSENAMLLPAVVLQDKADKWGFINLSGEFVVQPKYDNVNNFNSKGIAIVSNQSADTGSNVSYFINKEGKTVLGPFNCFIGDFKSGYAIVNEQGKASKLVDEGGKVVLTSKYKLNGVSEGMISFSEDQKPAIKYGYMDMKGNIVIAPKYTYAGDFENGAANVYLTYNKSVFIDKKGNILKDYAVKPSGNTNDYPMPFLDEKSKKYGYKSSSGKIVIGPKFKEAEQFAYGAAKVVVQTGKDEYQTKPAVINTKGEYIIKPEYISIHYIGQGLFTVNRKGYSDWEYQYYPNAIFNSSGKQLTDFSYYDVQRFNGDYASVCNGTQTFFIDKTGNKAAALPTIDGIGTLELIGDIIKSQCDEYLSYYRKDGSLIWMQNKDYTFDSGITVKNNKFRPDYYTYVEYPEVMGISDSGIEEKVNKKLYDMFLNDIVKAQDKEENKEELEYISTETKSYSAEKNKDLLTIEAYGYSYPLGAAHGMPYSEDYPINLKTGEIYKLKDLFKANSKYNEKLTSIVRNQIALNKKITDKEYFEHISSTATITDSIGFTITKDALRLTFAPYEIAAYAAGFVSFDVPYGQIIDIIDTKGAFWNSFDKEIKKSKVKHLDYLTDEASISIQNTIKSYESKIIEAINTNDFKKVEPVLVKDSSLYNDQKSLVKNLYKKGIKEKLINFEIYAIGYLNNMQEVKVYVLEDVGIMYPPKKSYETRKFSWCYTAKYDKNTKTYKLTKISKW is encoded by the coding sequence AATAATTTCAATTCTAAAGGTATAGCTATTGTGTCTAATCAATCGGCTGATACAGGAAGCAATGTTTCATACTTTATAAACAAAGAAGGAAAAACCGTTTTGGGGCCATTCAATTGTTTTATAGGTGATTTTAAAAGCGGTTATGCTATTGTTAATGAACAAGGGAAAGCAAGCAAGTTAGTGGATGAAGGAGGTAAAGTTGTTCTTACCAGCAAGTATAAGCTTAATGGAGTTTCAGAGGGAATGATTTCGTTTTCAGAAGACCAAAAACCCGCTATTAAGTATGGCTACATGGATATGAAAGGAAATATAGTCATAGCCCCAAAATACACATACGCCGGAGATTTTGAGAATGGTGCTGCAAATGTCTATCTGACCTACAACAAGTCTGTCTTCATAGATAAAAAGGGTAATATTTTAAAAGACTATGCAGTAAAACCTAGCGGTAATACAAACGACTATCCGATGCCTTTTTTGGATGAAAAGTCCAAAAAATACGGTTACAAATCATCCAGCGGAAAAATAGTAATAGGGCCAAAATTTAAAGAAGCCGAACAATTTGCTTATGGTGCAGCCAAAGTTGTTGTCCAGACAGGCAAGGACGAATATCAAACAAAGCCTGCCGTTATAAACACAAAAGGCGAATATATTATCAAGCCTGAGTATATAAGTATTCACTATATAGGCCAGGGCCTTTTTACTGTTAACAGGAAAGGCTACAGCGATTGGGAGTATCAGTACTATCCCAACGCAATATTCAATAGCAGCGGAAAGCAGTTAACAGACTTTTCCTACTACGACGTGCAACGCTTCAATGGAGATTATGCCTCTGTATGCAATGGTACACAAACTTTCTTTATAGATAAAACCGGCAATAAAGCAGCTGCTCTCCCCACGATAGACGGCATCGGTACTTTAGAACTGATAGGCGACATTATAAAGTCACAATGTGATGAGTACCTCTCTTATTATCGCAAGGATGGATCTTTGATATGGATGCAAAATAAAGACTACACCTTTGATTCAGGCATCACAGTAAAAAATAACAAGTTCAGGCCAGATTATTATACATATGTAGAATACCCTGAGGTTATGGGAATTTCCGATTCAGGTATTGAGGAAAAGGTTAACAAAAAACTGTATGACATGTTCCTAAATGATATAGTAAAAGCTCAAGACAAAGAGGAAAACAAGGAAGAGTTAGAATACATTAGCACTGAAACTAAAAGCTACTCTGCCGAAAAGAACAAAGATCTTCTTACAATAGAGGCCTACGGATATTCTTACCCATTAGGAGCTGCTCACGGAATGCCTTACTCCGAGGATTATCCAATTAACCTTAAAACAGGTGAAATTTATAAGCTTAAGGATTTATTCAAGGCTAATTCCAAATACAACGAAAAGCTTACTTCAATCGTAAGGAACCAAATTGCTCTTAACAAAAAAATAACCGATAAAGAGTACTTTGAACATATCTCCTCAACCGCAACAATTACTGACTCAATAGGTTTTACAATAACAAAGGACGCCTTGAGATTAACTTTTGCCCCTTATGAAATAGCGGCTTATGCAGCAGGCTTCGTATCATTCGATGTACCATACGGGCAAATAATTGACATCATAGATACAAAAGGTGCCTTTTGGAATTCATTTGATAAAGAAATCAAAAAAAGCAAAGTCAAACACCTGGATTATTTGACTGACGAGGCCTCCATCAGTATCCAAAACACAATAAAATCATATGAAAGCAAAATTATTGAGGCTATTAACACCAATGATTTTAAAAAGGTTGAACCTGTACTTGTAAAGGACAGCAGTTTATACAATGATCAAAAAAGTCTGGTAAAGAACCTTTATAAAAAAGGGATTAAGGAAAAGCTAATTAACTTTGAAATCTACGCCATAGGCTATCTGAATAATATGCAGGAAGTAAAGGTTTATGTACTAGAGGATGTAGGAATTATGTATCCACCGAAGAAGAGTTATGAAACCCGCAAATTCAGCTGGTGCTATACAGCAAAGTATGATAAGAACACAAAGACCTATAAGCTTACTAAAATCAGCAAGTGGTAA
- a CDS encoding HAMP domain-containing sensor histidine kinase: MKTIFSKLLTNFILTIVICLAIAGISLSFVIRNYISEQKENELVLKAQVIAQSTKHFFVKNENPHDYINTINHLDSNLGTEVWAVDENGIVIAAAAEHLNCEGSKLSSAELKEMQSGRLTVSNGYSEYFKDPVIRVTTPIIDKNKVIGAVIVYSPVKGIDEATRRLVFMMIFAAIISLSIALIFCIYTSKKIAKPVQKMAEASMEVADGNKFTHVPISTEFKEFNQLAGSFNHMLERIEQNEKRMKDFVGNVSHELKSPLTSIKGFIEALIDGKGKTAERTQKFLSIMDKEANRLIKLIDDLLILCKADSIVKVEPQKINIIKLIQEVITNFEVNAHQKLVSFKLDCASKLLYAKVEPHSLKQIMINLLDNAIKYSPENSQILVTVSPNSNEVEISITDRGPGIPEEDIPNIWDRFYRVDKARSRETGGTGLGLAIVKELIDKNGGEISVKSNIGKGTTFKFKLPIAV; encoded by the coding sequence ATGAAAACTATTTTTAGCAAGCTCCTTACAAACTTTATCTTAACAATAGTAATATGTCTTGCAATAGCGGGTATAAGCCTATCGTTTGTGATAAGGAACTATATCTCAGAGCAAAAAGAAAACGAGTTGGTACTAAAAGCCCAAGTGATTGCACAATCGACAAAGCACTTCTTTGTAAAGAACGAAAACCCTCATGATTATATCAATACTATTAACCATCTTGACTCCAATCTCGGCACAGAGGTTTGGGCCGTAGATGAAAACGGCATTGTAATTGCCGCAGCCGCAGAGCATCTAAACTGTGAAGGCAGTAAATTAAGCAGTGCCGAGCTTAAGGAGATGCAATCCGGCAGGTTAACCGTCAGTAACGGCTATTCGGAGTACTTTAAGGATCCCGTTATCAGGGTTACAACCCCTATTATTGATAAGAACAAGGTTATAGGTGCTGTAATTGTTTATTCTCCTGTAAAAGGCATAGACGAAGCAACAAGACGACTGGTATTTATGATGATTTTTGCGGCAATAATTTCTCTTTCTATAGCATTGATATTTTGTATTTACACATCCAAGAAAATAGCAAAGCCTGTACAAAAGATGGCAGAAGCTTCTATGGAGGTAGCTGACGGAAACAAATTTACTCATGTGCCGATAAGTACAGAATTTAAAGAGTTTAACCAGCTTGCAGGCTCCTTTAACCATATGCTTGAAAGAATCGAGCAAAACGAGAAGAGAATGAAGGATTTCGTTGGAAATGTGTCCCACGAGTTGAAAAGTCCTCTTACATCAATCAAAGGCTTTATTGAAGCTCTCATTGATGGAAAAGGCAAGACAGCAGAGCGAACTCAAAAGTTTTTAAGCATTATGGACAAAGAAGCAAACAGGCTGATTAAATTGATTGATGATTTGCTGATCCTATGCAAGGCAGATAGCATTGTGAAGGTTGAGCCTCAGAAAATAAATATTATTAAACTAATCCAAGAGGTTATCACCAATTTTGAAGTGAACGCCCATCAAAAACTCGTCAGTTTTAAGCTGGATTGTGCCAGCAAGCTGCTTTATGCAAAAGTTGAACCCCACTCCTTAAAACAGATAATGATAAACCTTCTGGACAATGCAATCAAGTACTCTCCGGAAAACAGCCAAATTTTAGTAACTGTAAGTCCTAATTCTAATGAAGTGGAAATATCGATTACAGATAGAGGTCCCGGAATACCTGAAGAGGATATTCCAAATATATGGGATAGATTTTACCGTGTTGATAAGGCCAGGAGCAGAGAAACAGGCGGGACAGGCTTGGGGCTTGCAATAGTAAAGGAACTGATTGATAAAAACGGCGGTGAGATAAGCGTAAAAAGTAATATCGGAAAAGGAACAACATTCAAATTCAAACTCCCCATAGCAGTTTAA